A single genomic interval of Lathyrus oleraceus cultivar Zhongwan6 chromosome 7, CAAS_Psat_ZW6_1.0, whole genome shotgun sequence harbors:
- the LOC127103977 gene encoding uncharacterized protein LOC127103977 — translation MSQHETTSASKTTKSTHKVNALSMDIHDDEILDVVPLSVIPCEALDLNHPMDASAFACPNQGHFVKGVSTPLSKMYPSPEVEQHSEKNDDSSSSEKDMVAEGLCSIGQTVSGKGIFMASITANASHSEKNDDANDVIDLDDDRSDDQEDSLLHHLKPSVAKRMKTQKGKSVAELMSARKTKKTAGIGPSKSWIKVEVKKRKVKEVSESEEDVEEDVPDISPVKKTTMRKCPGKVVACYESLVKEFIVNIPEGIADKNNKEFCKVFVRGSHVEDIVMTSAMKKPASKVGTIVELKETCKELGEGIRVATARK, via the exons ATGTCACAACATGAAACTACTTCTGCTTCAAAAACTACTAAGTCTACTCACAAGGTTAATGCTCTTTCCATGGACATTCACGATGATGAGATTCTGGATGTGGTTCCTCTATCTGTTATTCCCTGCGAGGCCCTTGATTtaaaccatcccatggatgccTCAGCTTTTGCATGCCCCAATCAAG gacattttgTGAAGGGAGTCTCTACTCCCCTGTCTAAAATGTACCCTTCTCCTGAGGTTGAACAACATAGTGAGAAGAATGACGATTCCTCCAGTTCTGAGAAGGACATGGttgctgaaggtttgtgctccATAGGGCAAACTGTGTCTGGTAAAGGAATATTTATGGCATCTATAACTGCCAATGCTTCCCACTCTGAGAAGAATGATGATGCAAACGATGTGATTGACCTAGATGATGATAGGTCAGATGATCAAGAGGATAGTTTACTTCATCACCTAAAGCCAAGTGTGGCTAAACGTATGAAGACCCAAAAAGGAAAATCTGTGGCTGAACTTATGTCAGCTAGAAAAACTAAGAAGACTGCTGGTATTggtccctccaaatcttggaTCAAGGTTGAGGTGAAGAAAAGGAAGGTTAAAGAAGTTTCTGAGTCTGAAgaggatgttgaggaagatgtccctgacatctcccctgtGAAGAAAACCACTATGAGGAAGTGCCCTGGTAAAGTTGTTGCT TGCTATGAGAGTTTagttaaggaattcattgtcaacatTCCTGAGGGTATTGCTGATAAGAACAACAAGGAATTTTGCAAAGTGTTTGTGAGAG gcagtcatgtcgaagacattgtcatgacatctgccatgAAAAAACCAGCCTCAAAAGTTGGAACTATTGTTGAGCTGAAGGAGACTTGTAAAGAGCTGGgtgaagggataagggtagcaacagcTAGGAAATAA